One part of the Drosophila teissieri strain GT53w chromosome 3R, Prin_Dtei_1.1, whole genome shotgun sequence genome encodes these proteins:
- the LOC122621813 gene encoding serine/threonine-protein phosphatase 2A 56 kDa regulatory subunit gamma isoform isoform X5 has translation MVFGAMLLTGNGLKGPKQQQQHQQEPQQQQQQQQEQTKPAAIKSSSKEQDPQPIAAGYYALGIRIPKSPSFHSGLDQLADDELDDQVQDQQGQEQQQQQQAGNRFRFSSVEELKAKFEGRKTPLSPPEAAAAGGAAGSGVPTASSSPSSSSTSSNSSASALSSLSQAASSSLASAAANSSASSSAATYGGGANSAAAALIASSPFGSQSSTSSLSLSSNAGMSKNAAGAGSGSGSGSGSGSGTTTAGPASGGNSLVSTLAQHFSAATSAAASAAAAAASSASAASTSSASSSTATNNAANSIAASKSPVSAAAAIKNILNATKSVGTSAAAAAAAAATSSSSSSSSAAAVPSSAAAVVAVSTTSDVPAEELRPTVAQNLVGGISISLGIGQRNGGAPPASSTVMVTSNSTLVVTTSSLSIRQNGDILPGHPAGLQASPQTLQQLTGSPGRARDRNLFYTPPTASVALALPALRETAASDREELFIEKIRQCCTLFDFSEPLSDLKFKEVKRAALHEMVDFLTNQNGVITEVIYPEAINMFAVNLFRTLPPSSNPNGAEFDPEEDEPTLESSWPHLQLVYELFLRFLESPDFQPNIAKRFIDHQFVLQLLDLFDSEDPRERDFLKTVLHRIYGKFLGLRAFIRKQINNVFYRFIYETEHHNGIAELLEILGSIINGFALPLKEEHKQFLLKVLLPLHKAKSLSVYHPQLTYCVVQFLEKDPSLSEAVIKSLLKFWPKTHSPKEVMFLNELEELLDVIEPAEFQKVMVPLFRQIAKCVSSPHFQVAERALYYWNNEYIMSLIADNSAVILPIMFPALNRNSKTHWNKTIHGLIYNALKLFMEMDQRLFDECSKNYKQEKQMEREKLSQREELWQQVESLAKTNPEWTKARRYNNCLPVSDSRALYDQYSENSDLAYDQSEQKARQPPPPLPPQKQAHQEPREIRGERNKDKPLLRRKSDLPADSGTVKALNEHKRTDAYLTTPPPDGNC, from the exons ATGGTCTTCGGTGCTATGTTGCTGACGGGCAACGGGCTCAAAGGTcccaaacagcaacagcagcatcagcaggagccgcagcagcagcagcaacagcagcaagagcaAACGAAACCGGCGGCCATTAAATCCTCCAGCAAGGAGCAGGATCCACAGCCTATTGCAGCCGGGTATTATGCCCTCGGCATACGCATACCCAAGTCGCCATCGTTTCACAGCGGCCTAGATCAACTGGCCGACGACGAGTTGGACGATCAGGTGCAGGATCAGCAaggccaggagcagcagcagcagcaacaggccgGCAACAGGTTTAGGTTTAGCAGCGTGGAGGAGCTAAAGGCCAAGTTCGAGGGGCGGAAAACGCCCCTCTCACCGCccgaggcagcagcagcaggaggagcagccggaTCCGGAGTACCTACCGCATCCTCCTCACCTTCGTCCTCGTCCACCAGTTCCAATTCCTCGGCCTCGGCCCTGTCCTCGCTTTCCCAGGCGGCGTCATCCTCGCTAGCCTCGGCGGCGGCAAACTCGTCGGCCTCGTCCTCGGCCGCCACCTACGGTGGTGGAGCTaattcagctgcagctgctctgATTGCCTCCTCCCCATTTGGATCGCAGTCCTCCACTTCCTCTCTGTCGCTATCCTCGAATGCCGGCATGTCGAAGAAcgcggcaggagcaggatctggatctggatcagGATCTGGTTCTGGATCTGGAACAACGACAGCAGGCCCTGCTAGTGGGGGCAACTCACTTGTGTCCACTTTGGCGCAACACTTCTCGGCGGCCACATCCGCCGCAGCATCAGCGGCAGCCGCTGCGGCATCTTCTGCCTCGGCGGCGTCCACTTCGTCAGCTTCCTCATCCACCGCCACCAACAACGCAGCCAACTCCATCGCCGCCAGCAAG TCACCTGTGAGCGCGGCCGCGGCCATAAAGAACATACTGAATGCCACCAAGAGTGTGGGTACCAgtgctgcggcggcggcagcagcggcggccacctcctcctcatcatcctcatcctccgcGGCGGCTGTGCCGTcgtccgccgccgccgtcgtcGCTGTTTCCACCACCAGCGATGTGCCCGCAGAGGAGCTGCGTCCGACGGTGGCCCAGAATCTGGTGGGCGGCATTAGCATCTCACTGGGAATTGGCCAGCGCAATGGCGGTGCTCCACCCGCGTCATCTACAGTAATGGTGACATCTAACTCCACCCTGGTGGTGACCACATCGAGCCTAAGCATCCGGCAGAACGGTGACATACTCCCGGGTCATCCGGCGGGTCTTCAGGCCTCGCCCCAGACACTGCAACAGCTGACGGGCAGTCCGGGAAGGGCTCGCGACCGGAATCTGTTCTACACGCCACCCACCGCTTCGGTTGCCCTGGCGCTGCCTGCACTGCGAG AGACCGCCGCCAGTGATCGAGAGGAGCTGTTCATAGAGAAAATCCGACAATGCTGCACACTGTTCGACTTCTCCGAGCCGCTGAGCGACCTCAAATTCAAGGAGGTGAAGCGGGCGGCCCTACACGAAATGGTCGATTTCCTCACCAACCAAAATGGCGTAATAACCGAAGTTATTTACCCGGAGGCGATCAATATG TTTGCTGTCAACCTTTTCCGAACTCTGCCGCCATCCTCCAACCCGAATGGTGCCGAATTCGATCCGGAGGAGGATGAGCCCACGCTGGAATCCTCGTGGCCGCACCTGCAACTCGTTTACGAGCTGTTCTTGCGCTTTTTGGAGTCACCAGATTTTCAACCAAACATTGCTAAACGTTTTATCGACCATCAATTTGTATTACAACTATTGGATTTATTCGATTCGGAGGATCCACGTGAACGTGATTTCCTAAAGACTGTTTTACATCGCATCTATGGAAAATTTTTGGGCTTGAGAGCATTTATTAGAAAGCAGATCAACAATGTCTTTTACAG atttatttatgaaactGAGCATCATAATGGCATAGCCGAATTGTTGGAAATCCTGGGTAGCATTATCAATGGCTTTGCTCTGCCGCTCAAGGAGgagcataaacaatttttactTAAGGTATTGCTGCCATTGCACAAAGCCAAGAGCCTCTCGGTCTACCATCCGCAGCTCACCTACTGCGTGGTGCAGTTCCTGGAGAAGGATCCTAGCTTATCGGAAGCGGTCATCAA AAGCCTGCTTAAATTTTGGCCCAAGACGCACAGTCCCAAGGAGGTTATGTTTTTGAatgagctggaggagctgttGGACGTGATTGAGCCGGCCGAGTTCCAGAAGGTGATGGTGCCGCTTTTCCGCCAGATAGCCAAGTGCGTTTCCTCGCCTCATTTCCAGGTGGCGGAGCGTGCATTGTACTATTGGAACAACGAGTACATTATGTCGCTGATAGCGGACAACTCGGCGGTGATATTACCCATCATGTTCCCAGCGCTCAATCGCAACTCAAAGACGCACTGGAACAAGACCATACATGGTCTAATCTACAATGCGCTCAAGCTGTTCATGGAGATGGATCAGCGGCTTTTTGATGAGTGCAGCAAGAACTACAAGCAAGAGAAGCAAAT GGAGCGTGAGAAGCTGTCCCAAAGGGAGGAACTTTGGCAACAGGTTGAGAGCTTGGCCAAGACCAACCCGGAGTGGACAAAGGCGCGCCGGTATAACAACTGCCTGCCGGTCAGCGACAGCCGGGCCCTGTACGATCAATATAGTGAGAATAGCGATTTAGCGTACGATCAGAGCGAGCAGAAGGCGCGCCAGCCGCCGCCTCCGCTGCCGCCCCAGAAACAGGCGCATCAGGAGCCCCGAGAG ATTCGCGGCGAGCGGAACAAGGACAAGCCGCTGCTGCGCCGGAAATCGGACCTGCCAGCGGACAGCGGAACCGTGAAGGCGCTCAACGAGCACAAGCGAACGGATGCGTACCTCACCACGCCGCCGCCGGATGGTAACTGCTAG
- the LOC122621813 gene encoding serine/threonine-protein phosphatase 2A 56 kDa regulatory subunit gamma isoform isoform X4 gives MDNEALEPTTKSSTSAATPAAAETTTTTVAAAATAVESTTTIAAGTASAAESKNETTATNNNSNTSSSISSSSNNIVIPAPATNGIKESNSNLSTTTAAVAAATTVEGVAPAITSTIVVTGGTPPLSSLANKLKDTTPPYDAPPPTPISKVLNITGTPLARKEKRQTSARYNASKNCELTALSPLNEKTAASDREELFIEKIRQCCTLFDFSEPLSDLKFKEVKRAALHEMVDFLTNQNGVITEVIYPEAINMFAVNLFRTLPPSSNPNGAEFDPEEDEPTLESSWPHLQLVYELFLRFLESPDFQPNIAKRFIDHQFVLQLLDLFDSEDPRERDFLKTVLHRIYGKFLGLRAFIRKQINNVFYRFIYETEHHNGIAELLEILGSIINGFALPLKEEHKQFLLKVLLPLHKAKSLSVYHPQLTYCVVQFLEKDPSLSEAVIKSLLKFWPKTHSPKEVMFLNELEELLDVIEPAEFQKVMVPLFRQIAKCVSSPHFQVAERALYYWNNEYIMSLIADNSAVILPIMFPALNRNSKTHWNKTIHGLIYNALKLFMEMDQRLFDECSKNYKQEKQMEREKLSQREELWQQVESLAKTNPEWTKARRYNNCLPVSDSRALYDQYSENSDLAYDQSEQKARQPPPPLPPQKQAHQEPRE, from the exons ATGGATAACGAGGCGTTGGAACCAACAACAAAGAGCAGtacgtcggcagcgacgccagcagcagcagaaacgacaacaacaacagtagcagcagcagcaacagcggtgGAAAGCACAACAACAATCGCGGCGGGCACAGCCTCAGCGGCAGAATCCAAAAACGAAACAACGGCCacaaacaacaatagcaacacaagcagcagcatcagcagtagcagcaacaacatagTCATACCGGCACCGGCCACTAACGGTATCAAAGAGAGTAACAGTAACTTAagtacaacaacagcagcagtagcagcagcaacaacagtagAAGGAGTAGCACCAGCAATAACCTCCACAATCGTGGTGACCGGCGGCACCCCTCCATTGAGCAGTTTG GCTAACAAACTCAAGGACACCACACCACCGTACGATGCACCGCCGCCCACGCCGATCAGCAAGGTCCTGAACATCACCGGCACCCCACTCGCCCGCAAGGAAAAGCGCCAGACCAGTGCCCGATACAATGCCTCCAAGAACTGCGAACTGACAGCCCTCAGTCCGCTGAACGAGA AGACCGCCGCCAGTGATCGAGAGGAGCTGTTCATAGAGAAAATCCGACAATGCTGCACACTGTTCGACTTCTCCGAGCCGCTGAGCGACCTCAAATTCAAGGAGGTGAAGCGGGCGGCCCTACACGAAATGGTCGATTTCCTCACCAACCAAAATGGCGTAATAACCGAAGTTATTTACCCGGAGGCGATCAATATG TTTGCTGTCAACCTTTTCCGAACTCTGCCGCCATCCTCCAACCCGAATGGTGCCGAATTCGATCCGGAGGAGGATGAGCCCACGCTGGAATCCTCGTGGCCGCACCTGCAACTCGTTTACGAGCTGTTCTTGCGCTTTTTGGAGTCACCAGATTTTCAACCAAACATTGCTAAACGTTTTATCGACCATCAATTTGTATTACAACTATTGGATTTATTCGATTCGGAGGATCCACGTGAACGTGATTTCCTAAAGACTGTTTTACATCGCATCTATGGAAAATTTTTGGGCTTGAGAGCATTTATTAGAAAGCAGATCAACAATGTCTTTTACAG atttatttatgaaactGAGCATCATAATGGCATAGCCGAATTGTTGGAAATCCTGGGTAGCATTATCAATGGCTTTGCTCTGCCGCTCAAGGAGgagcataaacaatttttactTAAGGTATTGCTGCCATTGCACAAAGCCAAGAGCCTCTCGGTCTACCATCCGCAGCTCACCTACTGCGTGGTGCAGTTCCTGGAGAAGGATCCTAGCTTATCGGAAGCGGTCATCAA AAGCCTGCTTAAATTTTGGCCCAAGACGCACAGTCCCAAGGAGGTTATGTTTTTGAatgagctggaggagctgttGGACGTGATTGAGCCGGCCGAGTTCCAGAAGGTGATGGTGCCGCTTTTCCGCCAGATAGCCAAGTGCGTTTCCTCGCCTCATTTCCAGGTGGCGGAGCGTGCATTGTACTATTGGAACAACGAGTACATTATGTCGCTGATAGCGGACAACTCGGCGGTGATATTACCCATCATGTTCCCAGCGCTCAATCGCAACTCAAAGACGCACTGGAACAAGACCATACATGGTCTAATCTACAATGCGCTCAAGCTGTTCATGGAGATGGATCAGCGGCTTTTTGATGAGTGCAGCAAGAACTACAAGCAAGAGAAGCAAAT GGAGCGTGAGAAGCTGTCCCAAAGGGAGGAACTTTGGCAACAGGTTGAGAGCTTGGCCAAGACCAACCCGGAGTGGACAAAGGCGCGCCGGTATAACAACTGCCTGCCGGTCAGCGACAGCCGGGCCCTGTACGATCAATATAGTGAGAATAGCGATTTAGCGTACGATCAGAGCGAGCAGAAGGCGCGCCAGCCGCCGCCTCCGCTGCCGCCCCAGAAACAGGCGCATCAGGAGCCCCGAGAG TAA
- the LOC122621813 gene encoding serine/threonine-protein phosphatase 2A 56 kDa regulatory subunit gamma isoform isoform X1: protein MDNEALEPTTKSSTSAATPAAAETTTTTVAAAATAVESTTTIAAGTASAAESKNETTATNNNSNTSSSISSSSNNIVIPAPATNGIKESNSNLSTTTAAVAAATTVEGVAPAITSTIVVTGGTPPLSSLANKLKDTTPPYDAPPPTPISKVLNITGTPLARKEKRQTSARYNASKNCELTALSPLNEKTAASDREELFIEKIRQCCTLFDFSEPLSDLKFKEVKRAALHEMVDFLTNQNGVITEVIYPEAINMFAVNLFRTLPPSSNPNGAEFDPEEDEPTLESSWPHLQLVYELFLRFLESPDFQPNIAKRFIDHQFVLQLLDLFDSEDPRERDFLKTVLHRIYGKFLGLRAFIRKQINNVFYRFIYETEHHNGIAELLEILGSIINGFALPLKEEHKQFLLKVLLPLHKAKSLSVYHPQLTYCVVQFLEKDPSLSEAVIKSLLKFWPKTHSPKEVMFLNELEELLDVIEPAEFQKVMVPLFRQIAKCVSSPHFQVAERALYYWNNEYIMSLIADNSAVILPIMFPALNRNSKTHWNKTIHGLIYNALKLFMEMDQRLFDECSKNYKQEKQMEREKLSQREELWQQVESLAKTNPEWTKARRYNNCLPVSDSRALYDQYSENSDLAYDQSEQKARQPPPPLPPQKQAHQEPREIRGERNKDKPLLRRKSDLPADSGTVKALNEHKRTDAYLTTPPPDGNC from the exons ATGGATAACGAGGCGTTGGAACCAACAACAAAGAGCAGtacgtcggcagcgacgccagcagcagcagaaacgacaacaacaacagtagcagcagcagcaacagcggtgGAAAGCACAACAACAATCGCGGCGGGCACAGCCTCAGCGGCAGAATCCAAAAACGAAACAACGGCCacaaacaacaatagcaacacaagcagcagcatcagcagtagcagcaacaacatagTCATACCGGCACCGGCCACTAACGGTATCAAAGAGAGTAACAGTAACTTAagtacaacaacagcagcagtagcagcagcaacaacagtagAAGGAGTAGCACCAGCAATAACCTCCACAATCGTGGTGACCGGCGGCACCCCTCCATTGAGCAGTTTG GCTAACAAACTCAAGGACACCACACCACCGTACGATGCACCGCCGCCCACGCCGATCAGCAAGGTCCTGAACATCACCGGCACCCCACTCGCCCGCAAGGAAAAGCGCCAGACCAGTGCCCGATACAATGCCTCCAAGAACTGCGAACTGACAGCCCTCAGTCCGCTGAACGAGA AGACCGCCGCCAGTGATCGAGAGGAGCTGTTCATAGAGAAAATCCGACAATGCTGCACACTGTTCGACTTCTCCGAGCCGCTGAGCGACCTCAAATTCAAGGAGGTGAAGCGGGCGGCCCTACACGAAATGGTCGATTTCCTCACCAACCAAAATGGCGTAATAACCGAAGTTATTTACCCGGAGGCGATCAATATG TTTGCTGTCAACCTTTTCCGAACTCTGCCGCCATCCTCCAACCCGAATGGTGCCGAATTCGATCCGGAGGAGGATGAGCCCACGCTGGAATCCTCGTGGCCGCACCTGCAACTCGTTTACGAGCTGTTCTTGCGCTTTTTGGAGTCACCAGATTTTCAACCAAACATTGCTAAACGTTTTATCGACCATCAATTTGTATTACAACTATTGGATTTATTCGATTCGGAGGATCCACGTGAACGTGATTTCCTAAAGACTGTTTTACATCGCATCTATGGAAAATTTTTGGGCTTGAGAGCATTTATTAGAAAGCAGATCAACAATGTCTTTTACAG atttatttatgaaactGAGCATCATAATGGCATAGCCGAATTGTTGGAAATCCTGGGTAGCATTATCAATGGCTTTGCTCTGCCGCTCAAGGAGgagcataaacaatttttactTAAGGTATTGCTGCCATTGCACAAAGCCAAGAGCCTCTCGGTCTACCATCCGCAGCTCACCTACTGCGTGGTGCAGTTCCTGGAGAAGGATCCTAGCTTATCGGAAGCGGTCATCAA AAGCCTGCTTAAATTTTGGCCCAAGACGCACAGTCCCAAGGAGGTTATGTTTTTGAatgagctggaggagctgttGGACGTGATTGAGCCGGCCGAGTTCCAGAAGGTGATGGTGCCGCTTTTCCGCCAGATAGCCAAGTGCGTTTCCTCGCCTCATTTCCAGGTGGCGGAGCGTGCATTGTACTATTGGAACAACGAGTACATTATGTCGCTGATAGCGGACAACTCGGCGGTGATATTACCCATCATGTTCCCAGCGCTCAATCGCAACTCAAAGACGCACTGGAACAAGACCATACATGGTCTAATCTACAATGCGCTCAAGCTGTTCATGGAGATGGATCAGCGGCTTTTTGATGAGTGCAGCAAGAACTACAAGCAAGAGAAGCAAAT GGAGCGTGAGAAGCTGTCCCAAAGGGAGGAACTTTGGCAACAGGTTGAGAGCTTGGCCAAGACCAACCCGGAGTGGACAAAGGCGCGCCGGTATAACAACTGCCTGCCGGTCAGCGACAGCCGGGCCCTGTACGATCAATATAGTGAGAATAGCGATTTAGCGTACGATCAGAGCGAGCAGAAGGCGCGCCAGCCGCCGCCTCCGCTGCCGCCCCAGAAACAGGCGCATCAGGAGCCCCGAGAG ATTCGCGGCGAGCGGAACAAGGACAAGCCGCTGCTGCGCCGGAAATCGGACCTGCCAGCGGACAGCGGAACCGTGAAGGCGCTCAACGAGCACAAGCGAACGGATGCGTACCTCACCACGCCGCCGCCGGATGGTAACTGCTAG
- the LOC122621813 gene encoding serine/threonine-protein phosphatase 2A 56 kDa regulatory subunit gamma isoform isoform X2: MDNEALEPTTKSSTSAATPAAAETTTTTVAAAATAVESTTTIAAGTASAAESKNETTATNNNSNTSSSISSSSNNIVIPAPATNGIKESNSNLSTTTAAVAAATTVEGVAPAITSTIVVTGGTPPLSSLANKLKDTTPPYDAPPPTPISKVLNITGTPLARKEKRQTSARYNASKNCELTALSPLNEKTAASDREELFIEKIRQCCTLFDFSEPLSDLKFKEVKRAALHEMVDFLTNQNGVITEVIYPEAINMFAVNLFRTLPPSSNPNGAEFDPEEDEPTLESSWPHLQLVYELFLRFLESPDFQPNIAKRFIDHQFVLQLLDLFDSEDPRERDFLKTVLHRIYGKFLGLRAFIRKQINNVFYRFIYETEHHNGIAELLEILGSIINGFALPLKEEHKQFLLKVLLPLHKAKSLSVYHPQLTYCVVQFLEKDPSLSEAVINLLKFWPKTHSPKEVMFLNELEELLDVIEPAEFQKVMVPLFRQIAKCVSSPHFQVAERALYYWNNEYIMSLIADNSAVILPIMFPALNRNSKTHWNKTIHGLIYNALKLFMEMDQRLFDECSKNYKQEKQMEREKLSQREELWQQVESLAKTNPEWTKARRYNNCLPVSDSRALYDQYSENSDLAYDQSEQKARQPPPPLPPQKQAHQEPREIRGERNKDKPLLRRKSDLPADSGTVKALNEHKRTDAYLTTPPPDGNC; this comes from the exons ATGGATAACGAGGCGTTGGAACCAACAACAAAGAGCAGtacgtcggcagcgacgccagcagcagcagaaacgacaacaacaacagtagcagcagcagcaacagcggtgGAAAGCACAACAACAATCGCGGCGGGCACAGCCTCAGCGGCAGAATCCAAAAACGAAACAACGGCCacaaacaacaatagcaacacaagcagcagcatcagcagtagcagcaacaacatagTCATACCGGCACCGGCCACTAACGGTATCAAAGAGAGTAACAGTAACTTAagtacaacaacagcagcagtagcagcagcaacaacagtagAAGGAGTAGCACCAGCAATAACCTCCACAATCGTGGTGACCGGCGGCACCCCTCCATTGAGCAGTTTG GCTAACAAACTCAAGGACACCACACCACCGTACGATGCACCGCCGCCCACGCCGATCAGCAAGGTCCTGAACATCACCGGCACCCCACTCGCCCGCAAGGAAAAGCGCCAGACCAGTGCCCGATACAATGCCTCCAAGAACTGCGAACTGACAGCCCTCAGTCCGCTGAACGAGA AGACCGCCGCCAGTGATCGAGAGGAGCTGTTCATAGAGAAAATCCGACAATGCTGCACACTGTTCGACTTCTCCGAGCCGCTGAGCGACCTCAAATTCAAGGAGGTGAAGCGGGCGGCCCTACACGAAATGGTCGATTTCCTCACCAACCAAAATGGCGTAATAACCGAAGTTATTTACCCGGAGGCGATCAATATG TTTGCTGTCAACCTTTTCCGAACTCTGCCGCCATCCTCCAACCCGAATGGTGCCGAATTCGATCCGGAGGAGGATGAGCCCACGCTGGAATCCTCGTGGCCGCACCTGCAACTCGTTTACGAGCTGTTCTTGCGCTTTTTGGAGTCACCAGATTTTCAACCAAACATTGCTAAACGTTTTATCGACCATCAATTTGTATTACAACTATTGGATTTATTCGATTCGGAGGATCCACGTGAACGTGATTTCCTAAAGACTGTTTTACATCGCATCTATGGAAAATTTTTGGGCTTGAGAGCATTTATTAGAAAGCAGATCAACAATGTCTTTTACAG atttatttatgaaactGAGCATCATAATGGCATAGCCGAATTGTTGGAAATCCTGGGTAGCATTATCAATGGCTTTGCTCTGCCGCTCAAGGAGgagcataaacaatttttactTAAGGTATTGCTGCCATTGCACAAAGCCAAGAGCCTCTCGGTCTACCATCCGCAGCTCACCTACTGCGTGGTGCAGTTCCTGGAGAAGGATCCTAGCTTATCGGAAGCGGTCATCAA CCTGCTTAAATTTTGGCCCAAGACGCACAGTCCCAAGGAGGTTATGTTTTTGAatgagctggaggagctgttGGACGTGATTGAGCCGGCCGAGTTCCAGAAGGTGATGGTGCCGCTTTTCCGCCAGATAGCCAAGTGCGTTTCCTCGCCTCATTTCCAGGTGGCGGAGCGTGCATTGTACTATTGGAACAACGAGTACATTATGTCGCTGATAGCGGACAACTCGGCGGTGATATTACCCATCATGTTCCCAGCGCTCAATCGCAACTCAAAGACGCACTGGAACAAGACCATACATGGTCTAATCTACAATGCGCTCAAGCTGTTCATGGAGATGGATCAGCGGCTTTTTGATGAGTGCAGCAAGAACTACAAGCAAGAGAAGCAAAT GGAGCGTGAGAAGCTGTCCCAAAGGGAGGAACTTTGGCAACAGGTTGAGAGCTTGGCCAAGACCAACCCGGAGTGGACAAAGGCGCGCCGGTATAACAACTGCCTGCCGGTCAGCGACAGCCGGGCCCTGTACGATCAATATAGTGAGAATAGCGATTTAGCGTACGATCAGAGCGAGCAGAAGGCGCGCCAGCCGCCGCCTCCGCTGCCGCCCCAGAAACAGGCGCATCAGGAGCCCCGAGAG ATTCGCGGCGAGCGGAACAAGGACAAGCCGCTGCTGCGCCGGAAATCGGACCTGCCAGCGGACAGCGGAACCGTGAAGGCGCTCAACGAGCACAAGCGAACGGATGCGTACCTCACCACGCCGCCGCCGGATGGTAACTGCTAG